The Deinococcus sp. LM3 genomic interval TGATCGGCCGGGACCGGTCCGGGACCTTCGTCGCGCCGGACCTCGCGGTGGACCACGCGCCCGGCGCGGCCCGCCCGGCCCCCAGCCGCAGCGCCCGCTGGTTGCAGCGGGACGTGCCGGAACCGCAGGTCGAACATCCGGGACCGCCGGACCTGCTGGCGTTCCGGGTGGGGCAGACCGACACGGACGCCCTGACGCGCGGCGAGTGGCGGCGCGTGTGGCGCGCGGTGGCCGACGCGCCGCTGCCCGGCGATTACGCGGACCCGGCGGGCGACCCGGAGCTGCGCGGCGCGGTCGCGGCGTACCTGAAACGCGCGCGGGGCTTCGTGTGCGACCCGGACGACGTGATCATCACGTCCGGGGCGCTACAGGGCGTGGACCTGATCGCGCAGGCCGTCCTGGCTGCCGGTGACCACGTGGCCTTCGAGGACCCCGGTTACCGGCTGGCGCGGCAGATCTTCCAGGAGCGGGGCGCGCGGATCACGCCGCTCCCGGTCGACAACGACGGCCTGCGCCTGGACGCCCTGCCGGGCGGGCCGGACGCGCCGCTGCTGGTGTACACCACGCCCAGCCACCAGTTTCCGCTGGGCGTGCGGCTGTCCATCCCGAGGCGGCTGGCGCTGCTGGAATGGGCGCAGACGCACGACGCCCTGATCATCGAGGACGATTACGACAGCGAATTCCGGTACGGGGCGGCGCCGCTGCCGTCGCTGGCGTCGCTGGATACCGCGGGGCACGTGGTGTACCTGGGCACCTTCTCGAAGGTGCTGTCCCCGGCGGTGCGGGTGGGGTACCTGGTCGCGCCCCGGCCGCTGCGGGAGCGGCTGCTGCGCGTCAAGAGCCGCCTGGACGCGCACACCAGCTGGCCGGTGCAGCGCGCCCTGGCCCTGATGATCACGCAGGGGCACCTGGAGCGGCACATCCGCCGGATGCGCAAGACCTACGCGGCGCGCCGCGCGGCCCTGAGCGGCGCCCTGAGCGGCTGCCGCCCGCACGCCCGCCTGATGGGCCTGGAGGCCGGCCTGCACGCCCACCTGGAACTCGACCCGGCGCTGGACGCCGCCGACGTGAGTGCGCGCGCGCGGACGCTGGGCGTGGTCGTGCCCACCCTGACCCCGTACTACCTGGGCGGCGCGGACCGCAACGGTCTGCTGCTCGGCTACGGTGGCCTGGACCTCCCGCAGGTGCGGCGCGCGGCCGGACTGCTGGCGCGGGCGCTGGCCGACGCGGCGGGGGACGGGGGGAACGCCCGCCGCCGCGCATGATCTGGACCGCGTGGCCCTGGCGGGAGCCGGGACCGCTATGATCCCGTGCGTGCCCGGCGACGGGACGCGCTCCCTGGCCAGCCCCGGCTGGGATGTCCGGGGGGCGGGGACAGGCAACTGGCTGCTCCTGAATCCTCGTATCTGGCCTTGTGTACCGGCCAGACCACGGCTATAACCTCCGTCAACCACATTCATGCCGGGACGCGCCGCGTTCCCACCCGCGATTCCCGCCCGGTTTCACCTGCGCCGGCCAGCCCTCACCCGCTGACTTTCACCCGGAACCCAGCTTCCGCCGCCACACTGGAGACTTCATGACCCACACCACGACCCGCCTGCCCCTGACCGCCTGCCCCTGACCCGCCTGACGCTCGCTCTGGGCGCGCTGCTCGGCGCGGCCACCATGAACTCCGCGCAGGCGCGCACGCTGGCCGAGATCAAGGCGTCCGGTACCCTCAAGATCGGCACGAACGCCGAATTCAAACCGTTCACCTACTTCGAGGGCAAGACCATGAAAGGCTTCGAGTACGACCTCGGCAACGCCATCGCCAGGCAGATGGGCGTGAAGGCCGAGTGGATCAACCAGCCCTTCGACAACCTGCTGATCGGCCTGAACCAGAACCGCTTCGATCTCGTGATCTCCTCGCACGGCATCACGCCCGAACGCGCCAGGGCCGTGGACTTCAGCCTCCCGCACTACTGCAGCGGCGGCGTGATCCTCAGCCGTCCCGGCGGCCCGAAAACCGCGGCCGACCTGAAAGGCAAGACCGTCTCCACGCAGGTCGGCACCACCTACGTCGACCAGATCAAGAAGGTCACGGGCGACCGCAACCTGCGCCTGTTCCCCAACAACGCCGGCGCGCTGCAGGCCCTGATGAGCGGCCGCGTGGACGCCATGGTCAACGAGAAGTTCTACAGCCTCGAGGCGCTGAAACTGAACGGCAAGAAACTCCAGCAGGGTGAGATGCTGTTCCAGGAGAAACTCGGCATGGCGGTCGCCAAGGGCAACAAGACCCTGCTCGGCGCCGTGAACGCCAGCCTGAAGACCGTGCAGGCCAACGGCACCTACGCGAAGATCTCCAAGAGCCACTTCGGGCAGGACGTCCGGTGTCGCTGAAATCCGCCCCGGCCCGGCACCCGCTGCTGACCACCGCCGCGTGGGTCGTGGGGGGCGTCGCCGCCTTCTACGGACTGTTCTGGCTGATCAGTTTCGTGCTGGGGCAGATGCCGGACCCGATCGGGCCGCGCGCCGACCTGTTCGTGGAGGGCGCGCGCACCACGCTGCTGCTCACGCTGATCTCCGGCGCGTTCGGGCTGGGCGTGGGCGCCCTGGTCGGGCTGGCCCGCACCTCGCACCTGTGGCTGCTGCGCCTGCCCGCCTCGCTGTTCATCT includes:
- a CDS encoding PLP-dependent aminotransferase family protein, producing MGGDGRLTSCRTPGPGPGPVDLPLSLDRASGVGLARQLAAQLRAAASGGTLEPGQRLPSTRALALALGVGRNVVFEAYEDLLAEGFLIGRDRSGTFVAPDLAVDHAPGAARPAPSRSARWLQRDVPEPQVEHPGPPDLLAFRVGQTDTDALTRGEWRRVWRAVADAPLPGDYADPAGDPELRGAVAAYLKRARGFVCDPDDVIITSGALQGVDLIAQAVLAAGDHVAFEDPGYRLARQIFQERGARITPLPVDNDGLRLDALPGGPDAPLLVYTTPSHQFPLGVRLSIPRRLALLEWAQTHDALIIEDDYDSEFRYGAAPLPSLASLDTAGHVVYLGTFSKVLSPAVRVGYLVAPRPLRERLLRVKSRLDAHTSWPVQRALALMITQGHLERHIRRMRKTYAARRAALSGALSGCRPHARLMGLEAGLHAHLELDPALDAADVSARARTLGVVVPTLTPYYLGGADRNGLLLGYGGLDLPQVRRAAGLLARALADAAGDGGNARRRA
- a CDS encoding ABC transporter substrate-binding protein — translated: MNSAQARTLAEIKASGTLKIGTNAEFKPFTYFEGKTMKGFEYDLGNAIARQMGVKAEWINQPFDNLLIGLNQNRFDLVISSHGITPERARAVDFSLPHYCSGGVILSRPGGPKTAADLKGKTVSTQVGTTYVDQIKKVTGDRNLRLFPNNAGALQALMSGRVDAMVNEKFYSLEALKLNGKKLQQGEMLFQEKLGMAVAKGNKTLLGAVNASLKTVQANGTYAKISKSHFGQDVRCR